The region TAAGGGCCGCTTGCCACGATTGCATTTGATATTCAAACGGACCGGTGGTTGATTTTCTATAGGCAATCAAATGTTGCTCATATTCAATGCTTGGTGTATTTGGTGCTACATCGGTGGGGATATAAGCCGTCAATTGGCTTTAAGTGCGCGCAAGAGCAGAAAAAGATGTGCCCGATAATTGTTGAAGGTAGCTATAAGATTGAGATTGCTGATGTTATTTTTAAAAGGCATAGGAATAGTTATGTAGCAATTGGCTCTTCCGAAAGACTCCATAATAAAACACAAATACTTTTAACAAAATGGTTTGTAAGATTATAAATTTACCAAAGAATTGTGGTCATGCTTGTGAATATATACCAAATAATCAAGTTATACCTAAGCTTGTTCAAAGAACGGATGGTGACCTATGGCAACATACATCGCACAAACTATTTATGCTACATATAGTGCTGATGCAAAAACATACAAATTTGATAGCCGCTACTCGGTTGCCAAATTTTACTAAGTTGGGGTTTTAGGGGTGCCCCCTAACGAGTATGATTTGTATTGCGGGTGAAATCCGTAATACGAATAGTATGCTCGCCCGGTAAAAATGTAAAATTTATTTTTGAGAATAGTTGCTGTGTATATCCGTATAATTTGTAATACGTGAAAATAAAAATACCTATAGCATTTTTTATATTTGTCAAATCTGTAATATGTATAGGATAGGAATATTTGTATTATCCGCACCACTCATAATTTATTTTATGTCCCCTTAACTTATATTGCAATCAGTCCAATCCGTGAAACGTGTAATACATAAATGCTTGTACGATTTGTGGTTTATATAAGACTTGATTAATTGTGTACAATGTTTGGTTCATGTGGATGCAGGTATTTGCAATCTTCATTTGCAATATCTGTGATATTTGCGGGATGATAATATTTGTATTGTGGGTAAATTAACCCAATCAATCTTGGTAAAAATTAATAATCACCTGGTTGTTTGCTTTTATCTTATAAAAATCAATGTGCTTGGGTGTTTATTGATTTGTCTAAAATATGATTTGTAGTTAATAATTGCATAATAATAGACGAGAGAAATTAGATCTAGTTGCCTATTATAAAACTTAATTCATTTTAAGGTTTAATAATTATAATCCCAAAGTTGTTCTTGTATCGGCTGATGAGTGGCGAAAATAAAATTAAAAACAATAGTATATATGGCACCCAAGATGGTACCTAGCTAAACCTTAAGGCTTTGAAATATCGATAAAATCGGAATTTGTAAAGAAATGGTGGTTAGAGGCAGAATCGAACTGCCGACACGCAGATTTTCAGTCTGCTGCTCTACCGACTGAGCTATCCAACCACCTAAAAAAGAAATGTGATTATACACTTTTAAATTTTAAAATTAGGTTAAAAACAAAATTAAATTTTATAAATTTGCAACAAATTCTTTAAATTTATCTCCTCTCTCGGTGTAGCTATTAAACTGATCAAGGCTTGCAGCAGCAGGACTTAGAAGAGCTATCTCGTCTAAAATTTGAGCTTCTTTTAAATTCGCTTTCTTAGTCGGTTTTTTTAAATTTTTATCTATTTGCGTTACGGCTACATCTAAAAATTCGCATTTTAGAGCGGGAATTTGAAATTTCTCAGCTAGCTTCATAATCTTATTGCTATTTGAGCCGATAGCGTAAATTTTAGTATTCGTGCTATTTATAGCCTCAAAAAGCTGAGTCATATCGACACCCTTATCATCTCCGCCTAAGATTAGGTGCAGGAATTTATCCTCATACCGCTTTAGAGCTTGAATGGTTGCGTCGATATTGGTAGCTTTTGTGTCATTTACCCAAATCCGCCCGAATTTGTCCTTAAATTCTTCAAGTTTATTGCTCTCTATCACAAATTTGTTTAGTAAATTTGTGTCGCACCTATCAAAAATTATTTTTTGTACTGCCAGTGCCAAAAGAGCGTCCATTAAAAACGGCACTGTGAAATTTATCTCATTTGTGGAAACTCCGCAAAATTTAGCTAAATCCTTTTCGTTTTTATAGCTTATGACCTTTGCAAGAGTCGGAGTATTAGCGTAAATTTCAGGCAATATCGCAACCAAGTTTTCTCTCATAATACCAAGCGGCTTAAGCTTGGCGGCTTCATAAGAGCTCATATCGCCGTGCCAAGTAAGATGATCGGGCGTTATAGGCAAAAGCACGTATATATCAGGCTTTGCAAGGTTCGTATAGTGAAGCGTGAAGGAGCTCGTTTCCAGTATCCAAATTTTGGCTTTAATGTCTAGTTCGGCTAGCGGAGTGCCTACGTTTCCGCCCATTACCGAGCCTTTGTCTTCAAGCAGGTGCTGCATCATCTTGGTTGTGGTTGTTTTGCCGTTTGTTCCGCTTATCCATACGCTAAAAGGCATTTTGGATGCGAAAAAATCATATTCACTTATCAAATTTTGCGATTTTTTAATCAGCTCATGATACGGAGGAAAGCCCGGGCTTGGGATCTCAAGTTCGCTTTTATCTGGACTAAATTCACTTACCGGCAAAAGATTATTTCCAAATTCATCCTTTGAAATTTGGCTAAATTTGTCATCATATACATCCCAAATTCCGTCATCTTGGCAGTTTTTGGCAATAGCCTTGGTCGTGCCGCCGTAACCGAACAAACTTCTTTTCATTATCTTATCTTTAATGCGGTTAGCGCGATGAGGTTTGCTAAAAGCGCGATGATCCAAAATCTAACGATGATTTTGTTTTCAACCCAGCCTTTAATCTCGAAATGATGATGAATAGGCGCCATTAAGAAAATTCTCTTTTTGAAAATTTTAAAGCTTCCAACTTGCAAAATAACGCTTAAAGTCTCAATTACAAAGATAAATCCTATGATAATAAGCAAAATTTCGTTTTTAGTCATAACTCCCATAAGCCCTATGTAAGCGCCTATACTAAGGCTTCCGCTATCACCCATGAAAACTTGTGCGGGATGGCAGTTAAACCACAAAAACCCCATCAAAGAGCCGATTAGAGCCGAAGCGATGATGATAGTTTCGCCAACGCCGATAATCTTTGGAAGTAGCAAATAAGAGCTAAATAGCGCATGTCCGCAGATATAGGCAAAAATTCCTAACGTAACAAGCGAAAGCATGGCGGGAACGGCTGCAAGCCCGTCAAGCCCGTCTGTTAAATTTACCGCATTTGAAGCTGCAACTATAACTAGCGTCCAAAAGACTATAGCAAAAATTTTAAGATCCAGTAGCGGGAATTTATAAAACGGCACATAAAATTCAGTTCCTATATCGCCGCTAAGATAAAGCACGGTTGAAACCGCAAACGATACTAAAATTTGAGCTAAAAGCTTGGCTTTAGGGCTTAGTCCAGCGTGGTTGTTTGCGCCTAGAATTTTTGATATGTCGTCTTTAAACCCGATCGCCGTAAAACCCGCAAGACAGAGCAAAGAGGCGATAACGAAGCTGTTATCAAGTCTGGCGCAGATGATAGTTGCCAGTATCGCCGTTACCATAAAGACTATGCCTCCCATGGTCGGGGTTTTTTCTTTTTTTTGGTGTGTTTTTGGAGCAAGCTCGTAAATCGGCTGACTGGCGTTTTTAGCCCTTGCCCAAGCGATAAATTTAGGCATAAGATAAACGGTAAGCGCAAAAGATATGAAAAACGCTATGCCTGCGCGAACTGTGATGTATTGAAAGATGTTAAAATTTAGGATTTCATAAAGATAATAAAACATGTGAGCCTTTATTTTTAAAAAGAGTAATTTTAGTATAATGCTCTTAAAATTTATCTAAATTTAAAGAATGAAATATGAAACAAAAAACTATTTTAGTAATAACAGACGGCATAGGATTTAATCCAAACTCAGAATTTAACGCATTTGCAGCGGCGAAAAAGCCGACTTATGATTGGCTATTTAAAAATGTGCCAAATTCGCTTATCAAGACTTCAGGTCTTGCGGTAGGCTTGCCTGAGGGGCAAATGGGAAATAGCGAAGTGGGGCATATGTGCATAGGAAGCGGGCGGGTTTTGTACCAAAATTTGGTAAAAATTTCGCTCGGGTTTAAAGACGGCTCACTCTCTCAAAACGCAAAGCTAAAAGAGCTTTTTAGAAAGTGTAAAAATATCCATATAATCGGGCTTTATAGCGATGGAGGCGTGCACTCTCATCTTGAGCATTTTGACGATATGTGCAAGCTTGCTATAAATAACGGTTGTAGTGTCTATGCTCACGCTATAACCGACGGTAGGGACGTAGCGCCTACGAGTGCGGCTGAATTTGTGAAGCAGCTTGAAGAGAAATTTAACGTGGCTACGATTTGCGGTAGATTTTACGCTATGGATAGAGATAAGCGCTGGGATAGGGTAAGTGAAGCTTACAAGACTATGATTGAAGGCGCAAATTTACAGGACCTAAAACCAAGCGAGTATATCCAAAATAGCTATAATGATGGCGTTTTAGACGAGTTTATAAAACCTGCCAGTTTTAACGGCTTTAAAGGTATAGGCAAGGATGACGGAGTTGTGTTTATAAATTTTAGAAACGATAGGATGAGGCAGATAGTAGCGGCGTTTGGCGTGAGCGAATTTAGCAAATTCAAGCGTCCTTTTGTGGTGCAAAATTTAGTCACGATGACGGAATACGACGCAAATTTTAGCTTTCCTGTTTTGTTTGAAAACGACAAGATAACAAATACTTTAGCAGAGATTATCGCAAAAGCGGGACTTCGCCAGCTTCACACGGCAGAGACGGAGAAATACGCTCATGTGACTTTTTTCTTTAACGGCGGAGTTGAGGAACTACTTGAAAACGAAACTAGAATTTTAATCCCAAGCCCAAAAGTTAAAACTTATGACGAAAAGCCTGAAATGAGCGCTGATGGTGTGTGCGATGCGGTTTTAAAAGCGATTGATGACGGGCAGGATTTTATCGTAGTAAATTTCGCAAACGGCGATATGGTAGGACATACTGGCGATTTTAATGCGGGCGTAAAAGCAGTAGAGGCTGTAGATAGCGCGCTTGGTAAGATTGTCGCTAAGGTAAAAGAAAAGGGCTATGCGATGATAATTACGAGTGATCACGGTAACTGCGAAGAGATGCGAGATAAAAGCGGAATGCTCACAAACCACACGACTTACGATGTGTTTTGCTTCGTGCTAGGTGATGGAGTGAAAGAAGTAAAAACCGGTGGGCTAAACAATATCGCAGCAAGCGTTCTTAAGCTAATGGGGCTTGAAAAACCGGCCGAGATGGACGAGCCGCTTTTTTAGATGCGATATTTAAGTTGATTTGAAAATTTAAGTCTAGTTAAGCTTTTTTAACTTTACTTTGCTAAAATTGTCCAAATTTTAAATTTATAAATAGAGGCGAATATTTTTTGCTTAATTAAGCATAATTTTAAATTACGATATGAGCGCGTCTTTAATTGCGTGGCTGAGGAAATTTGGAATTTAACGCAGGTTAAGCAGAAAAAGATAAGCTAAGAAAGGCAATATATGAAATTTAGTGGAAAAAACGTTCTAATCACAGGCGCAAGCCGCGGAATAGGCGCGCAGATAGCAAAAACTCTTGCAAACATGGGGCTAAAAGTATGGATAAACTACCGCTCAAAGCCTGAGATAGCAGATGCTTTGCAGGCTGAGATCGTATCTAACGGCGGAGCCGCAGCGGTGATAAAATTTGACGCCACCGACGAAGATGAATTTATAAAAGGCATAAATTTAATCGTTGATACCGACGGCGAGCTAAGCTACCTCGTAAATAACGCAGGAATCACAAACGATAAACTTGCACTTCGTATGAAAACGGACGAGTTTATAAACGTGCTAAATGCGAATTTGACATCAGCATTTATCGGCTCAAGAGAAGCTTTAAAAGTGATGAGCAAAAAGCGCTTTGGAGCTGTTGTAAACGTAGCTTCCATAGTAGGCGAGATGGGAAATGCGGGACAAGTTAATTATTCGGCAAGTAAAGGCGGCATGATAGCTATGACAAAGAGCCTTGCTAAAGAGGGAGCGAGCAGAAACGTGCGATTTAACTGCGTAACGCCGGGCTTTATACAAACGGATATGACGGAGGTTTTAAGCGAAGAGATTAAGCAAAACTATATAAACAATATCCCGCTAAAACGTCTTGGAGGTGCAAGCGAAGTAGCCGAAACTATCGCATTTTTGCTAAGCGATCACGCAAGTTATATTACAGGTGATGTGCTTAAGGTGAACGGCGGACTTTATATGTAGTTTAAGCAAAAATATATTAAAATCTGAAACATTTTTTAATAAGGAGACCCCAAATGGCAGTTTTTGATGATGTTAGAGATGTTGTTGTTGAGCAACTTAGCGTAAGCCCTGAGGCTGTTAAGCCTGAGTCAAAGATTATCGAAGATCTAGGCGCTGATTCGCTTGACGTTGTTGAGCTTGTTATGGCTTTAGAAGAGAAATTTGAAGTTGAAATTCCAGATAGCGAAGCTGAAAAGCTAATCAGCATTAACGACGTTGTAACTTATATAGAAAAACTAAATAAATAATTCTTTTTATAGATAAAAATAAGGAGATATATTGAGAAGAGTTGTAGTCACTGGAATCGGTATGATAAATGCTCTTGGACTCGATAAAGAGAGCTCTTTTAAAGCTATCTGTGAGGGCAAGAGCGGAGTAAAGAAGATAACGTCTTTTGACGTTTCTGAATATCCTGTTCAAATCGCCGCTGAAATTACCGACTTTGATCCTTTGACCGTAATGGATGGCAAAGAGGTTAAGAAAGTCGATAGGTTTATACAACTTGGTATCAAAGCAGCTCGCGAAGCTATGACTGACGCAAATTTTGGCGAATTTGACGCTAACGAATTTGGTATAAGCTCGGCTGCAGGTATCGGAGGGCTGCCAAATATCGAGAAGAATTCAAACATACTGCTCGAAAAAGGTCCTAAAAAAATATCTCCGTTTTTTATCCCTTCTGCACTAGTAAATATGCTCGGCGGTATAATCTCTATCGAGCATGGACTCAGAGGACCAAATGTTTCAAGCGTTACGGCTTGTGCGGCTTCAACACATGCGATATGTGAAGCGGCTAAGACTATAATGATAGGCGAAGCCGAGAAGATGCTTGTCGTAGGTGCAGAATCTACAATATGCGGTGTCGGCGTAGGTGGATTTGCTGCCATGAAGGCACTTTCAACTAGAAACGATGAGCCGGGAAAAGCTTCTCGTCCTTTTGATGCCGAACGAGACGGCTTTGTGATGGGCGAAGGAAGCGGTGCTTTAGTGCTTGAAGAATTTGAAAGCGCCAAGGCAAGAGGAGCTAAAATTTATGCAGAGATAGTAGGCTTTGGAGAGAGTGGAGATGCTTATCACATTACTGCACCGACTCTTGAAGGACCGCTAAACGCCATGAAAAAAGCTCTTAAAATGGCAGGAGATGTTAAGATCGACTACATTAACGCTCATGGAACTTCGACTCCGACAAATGACAAAAATGAAACAGCTGCTCTAAAAGAGCTATTTGGCAGCAACTGCCCGCCTGTGAGCTCTACAAAAGGTCAAACTGGACACTGTTTGGGTGCTGCAGGAGCAATAGAAGCTGTAGTATCTATCATGGCTTTACGTGACGGGATTATACCTCCAACTATAAATCAGACAACAAAAGATCCTGAGTGCGACTTGGACTATGTGCCAAATGTTGCTAGAAAAGCCGAGCTTAAAGCCATCATGAGCAACTCGTTTGGCTTTGGCGGAACCAACGGTTCGGTAGTATTTAAAAAATTGGACTAAAATGGCTAGTTATTTAGATTTTGAAAAGAGTATTAAGCAGATTGATGATGATATAGCGAATGCTAAAATTCGCGGTGATGAGCATGCTGTTGAAATTTTAAATAAAAATCTAGAAAAAGAGACTGCTAAAATTTACAAAAATTTAAACGAGTATCAAAGGCTAAGCCTTGCTCGTCATCCTGATCGCCCATATGCTATAGATTATGTGCGCGGGATGATGACTGATTATTACGAAATTCACGGTGATAGGGCATTTCGTGATGATCATGCGATAGTTTGTTATATCGGATATATCGGCTTTAAAAAAGTAGTCGTTATAGGCGAACAAAAGGGTCGCGGTACTAAAAATAAACTAAAAAGAAATTTCGGTATGCCTCATCCCGAAGGTTATAGAAAAGCGCTTCGTGTAGCAAAACTTGCCGAGAAATTTAGCTTGCCGATACTTTTTCTTATAGACACTCCTGGTGCGTATCCTGGAATTGCCGCCGAAGAGCGCGGACAGAGCGAAGCTATAGCTAGAAACCTCTTTGAATTTGCAAATTTAAAAACTCCAATGATAGCGGTCGTAATAGGCGAAGGCGGTAGTGGCGGAGCTCTTGCAATAGGCGTAGCCGATAAACTTGCTATGATGAGAAACTCGGTATTTTCGGTTATTTCTCCTGAAGGTTGTGCAGCGATACTTTGGAATGATCCAAGCAAGCAGGAGCAAGCAACTAAGGCTATGAAGATAACCGCAGATGATCTAAAGAGCCTAAATTTGATAGATGACGTTATAGAAGAACCGCTAAATGGTGCTCATAGAGATAAAGATAGTGCCGTAAAAGCGCTTGCGACATATTTTACAGATGAACTTGCTAAGCTTGAAGATCAAAGCATGGATCAAATTTTAAGCACTAGAATGAATAAAATTTTATCTGTCGGAGCTTTTCAAAAAGGAAAACAAGATTAGTATTTTGCAATAGCATATTGAAACTTTGAATTCTTAATTGCGATATATTACTTAAACCTATCAGATCAAATTTATTTTCTTAATACTATCAACTTAATTATTGTCACAAATTTCATTTTTTATAGTAATAAATTTGCTTTATGCGAATTCTTATAAAATAAAAATTTTAAGATTTATTATAGCTTTAGTATCCTTAAATTTATTGACAGTGATCAAAGCTATTTATTTTGATATTTGTAAAAAAATATTTAAAATTTTTAATTTTTCTTTATAAACTAGAATTTAACCTATAGATATTTTTGGGCTATCTTATTAAAATCGTAAAAGTATTACAAATATAAAACTTTTTTAAATTTTTAATAGGAATAAATAAATTAAAGAAAGTCATTAACTTTTTTAGGGTATCATAAACGAAATACTTTTTAGAAAACAAAAAGTACAAGAAGCCAATTCATGTTACTAAGTAACATGAGTCGTTGTTGAAAATTAATATTACGATTTGTACTGCTTACAATGAGCTTATAGACTCTATACTACACTCTCGGTGTAATCACTACACGCCATAAAATTGATTTAGAGACTAACATTTACCTTATATGTTTAAAAAGGAATATAATGCACGGCGCAAATATAGTTAAAACTGTGTGCAAGGAACTAAATATTACACAAAGAGAGTTGGCTCAAAGATTGGGTGTTCATCAAAATATGCCTGCTAAATGGAGTAGCGGTGATGAGCCGAGTCAAATGGCTGTTAAATTTATGGAGCTTTTAATGAACTATGAAAAAATAAAAAAACAGCTTGATAAATTTAAGCAAGGTTTTGCTTTAATAGATGAAGCCAGACAAGAAGTATTGTAATTATCTTTCTTTATACTTAATACTATCTTTTTGTAATCAATAAGTTAAGTTTTATATAGATTTTAATTTTACACATAAAAGTTATATAAATACTTGACTTATATTCTTTAAAACTATATAATACTTCAAATAAATTACCTAAAAAGTATAAACAATGTATAATTTGTTAGCATTAATAAGTTTCAAGCTTTTAAATTTTTAAAGTTGTTGCATGAAGGCAAAATATTACTACTCTATCAGAAATTATTTAATACAAGAAAAGAGTATATTTGCTATTGCTAAAATATTTGAATAAAACAAATTAAAAAGGTTTTATTTGATTATTAAAAATTGTACAAATATGCTTTTAAGACAAATTTAATTTTAAGGCAATGTTATTGAAAAAATGACTTTATTGTGTGGTTAAACTACTTTTCAAACAAACTGTTTATTCGTTGCAATTAAAATTAAAAAGTAGTATTTATATTTTTTTGAATACTTGAAACGGGAGAAGGTGTTTAAAAATAGCTTTATATCAACTCAAAGAGAAAATTTTATTAAGATAGTAAAACGAAAAACATTCAGTAAGCAAAGCAAGATAAATAAAATTTAAAGGATTTAAATGTATAAATACTTCTAAAATGCGAGTTTAAAAAAAGGGAGAAGACAAATATTCAATTTGACGAGCAGGTCAAATTTCAAATTAGAGCCAAATAAAATAAAGCAATCGATTTGAATTTAAACAAAAAGCTAGGCATTTCGCAAGATGATACTACAGTCTAAATCCGACATTACTTTTATAAAATTTATAAAAAAGGAGCTTAATATAATGTAGAATAATTTTAATTTTATTAACATATTTTTAAATTATTAAGGAGAAGGGATGAAAGAGATTAAATTTAGAATATGAATAAAAAATGAAAATAAAATGATAAAAATCAGCTTTGATAATAAAACTGCTAAAAATCAAGTTGTACCTAATAAAAGCAATAAAATTTATGGGCTTGATGATATCGAACTTATGCATTACACGGGCTTTAAGGATAAAAATGGAATCGAAATTTATGAAGGAGATATAGTTGAATTAAGTAGGTGTGATAACAACTATTGTAGTCTTAAGTCTGGAGAGTTTGGAATAGTTAGGTTTAAGTTTGGAAAAATGATGATAGAGCCTGAAAATATGAAGAGCTGTTGTTGTTTGATGGGTAATTTTAGCAATTGCTTAGTGGTCGGTAATATCTACGAGAATAAAGAATTGTTAAGATGTGTAAAAGCTCGGCAAAACAAGAAGTCGTGAAAGTATAACATATATAGAAACTTTATTTTATTAACAAAAGGACTGTATATGCTTTAATCTTATGTAAACTGATTTAAATTTATATTACAAGAAGCTATAAAAAGTGCTTTAATATTTTATGAAAAAGTTAGTTTTAGGGCTTGTAAGTATTTAAAATTTAGAGTAAGAATGCTTGTAAAAAATTGCATCTAGTGTTTTTGAAATATAAAATAATCTAAAAATGGTTGCTTGTATTAAGAATTTTAAAATAAATTTATATTTATTTTAAAAAATAAAATTGCTCGTTTGGAAGATATGATCTATTTTTTGAAAGAAGCAAATTTAATAAAGCTTTAATAGTTATTTAAAGATAAAGTAAAACCTTCAAAGTTTAAATAATTACAATATATCAAGTACCATTTTGCTATATCTGTTAGGAGGGTTGATTTATTTAATATATGCTTAAATTTAAAATATGTATTGTCGCTAAATATAAAAAATACGGTATATTAAATTTCAAAAAAGAAAACTTTAAAGCTGAGACATGAAGGCCTTAAGGGTTTTAAAAAATAAATTTAAGTAATTTTACAGAGATAAGCTGGTTGTAAAAGCCTGTAAACAAAGATATAGCTCCCGAGCTTATCGGAAAAGCTCTGCATAAAGGATACAATGCAAGCGCTACGTTTTTCGTAAAAGATAGATAAATTTAAAAGCAAAATTTGAGCGCGATGAAATTTGCGCTTAGGCTAGCTTGTTGCCAAAGTATATAATTCCCACTCCTAAGATCACAAAGGCTAGCCCTATGATGTCAAATCTGTTCATCATCTCTTTTTCCACAAATACCATCCATAGAAACGAAGATAGTATGTAAATGCCGCCGTATATGGCATAAATTCTGCCCGCAGCTTCAAGGTCGATTTTAGTTAGGATGTAGGCAAATAGTATGAGTGAGATTAGTCCTGCTCCGAGCCAAACAGGAGATTTTGCAAGTCTAAAATATAGCCAAAATGAAAAACAGCCAAAAATTTCAAAAAATGACGCAGCTAAAAATAGATAGATGTTTGTTATCACGAGTTGCCTTTGTCTAAAATTTGAGCGAATTATATCAGAAATTTGGATAAATTTTGATAGTTAAAATCAGATAATGAAGTTGATTAAAAAGAGAAAAGAGCCTAAAATAGGCTCTTAAATTTTAGTGAAGCTCGCTCCAAACTTTGCGTTTCCACAGCCAGCCAAATATTCCAAAGATTAGGAAGTATATCATTATGTAAATTCCCAAACTCTCTCTTTCGGCTTTTTTCTCATCGCCCGCTTTTTGCATATAAGCTACGACTTGCTCTTCGGCCTTTTTGTTTAGACCGACTCTTGGCATAGCTGTGCCAGGAAGCATTTTTTGTGTGTCGTTGATAAATTTATGCAAATAATCAGCGCCCTTTGAGCGTATCATCATAGATAGATCAGGTGGGTTTGACCCCATGTATTCGGCTAAATTTACGCGGTTTGTAAAGACGTATTGTTTTTCGTATTTCATGTCGTGACATCTTTGGCAAGAGTCTGCAAATACTTTCTCATCACTTACCTCTTTTGGCGCTACTGACTTAAGATATGCAACCATATCGGCAAGCTCTTGGTTTATGTCTTCACCGCCCGCTCCGAAAAATGCAGGCATCGGATAAGGATTTTCGTCATTAAATTTATGCTTTAGTTTTAGCGCTATATTTGGATTTTTTATGACCGCTGCAAGGAAAGCGTCATCATATAGATATCCCGCAGTGCTTAGATCAGGCGGAACCACCTTATAAGCTTCGCTTGCACTTGCATTATCCATAGGAGCAGGCATACCCGCAGCCTCAAGTCCGTGACAACCCGCACAGCCTGCATTCATAAATACTTCTGCACCTTTTTCGGCGTTGCCTTTTTTGAAGTCTATAGCGCCTATTTCAGCCCAGAAAGTTTTATACTCTTCAAGAGAATCTTTCGCCTCTTGCAGATCTTTTTCCGCATTTTTTATCTTAGCTGTCTCTCCAAGCTTTTTTGCGCTCTCTAAATCAGCCTCTCTTTTACTAACTACTACTTCAGCTTGCTTTACGTCGCCCTCGGCAAAGTTGTAATTAACAGGATCTACTTTAGGATGCATGATCGAGTGAGCGTAAGGCTCAATGCCCCAGTATGTTATCAGTGATAGAACAACAACAACTATAAGAATTTTTAGCTCTCTCATTTGCCACCCCTTTTCTTTTCAAGCGTAGTTATGATAGGTAGTACCACAAGAAGCAA is a window of Campylobacter sp. CCUG 57310 DNA encoding:
- a CDS encoding YopX family protein, with the protein product MIKISFDNKTAKNQVVPNKSNKIYGLDDIELMHYTGFKDKNGIEIYEGDIVELSRCDNNYCSLKSGEFGIVRFKFGKMMIEPENMKSCCCLMGNFSNCLVVGNIYENKELLRCVKARQNKKS
- a CDS encoding YnfA family protein — protein: MITNIYLFLAASFFEIFGCFSFWLYFRLAKSPVWLGAGLISLILFAYILTKIDLEAAGRIYAIYGGIYILSSFLWMVFVEKEMMNRFDIIGLAFVILGVGIIYFGNKLA
- a CDS encoding c-type cytochrome, with the translated sequence MRELKILIVVVVLSLITYWGIEPYAHSIMHPKVDPVNYNFAEGDVKQAEVVVSKREADLESAKKLGETAKIKNAEKDLQEAKDSLEEYKTFWAEIGAIDFKKGNAEKGAEVFMNAGCAGCHGLEAAGMPAPMDNASASEAYKVVPPDLSTAGYLYDDAFLAAVIKNPNIALKLKHKFNDENPYPMPAFFGAGGEDINQELADMVAYLKSVAPKEVSDEKVFADSCQRCHDMKYEKQYVFTNRVNLAEYMGSNPPDLSMMIRSKGADYLHKFINDTQKMLPGTAMPRVGLNKKAEEQVVAYMQKAGDEKKAERESLGIYIMIYFLIFGIFGWLWKRKVWSELH